One genomic window of Nocardioides daphniae includes the following:
- a CDS encoding TasA family protein codes for MNAATTAQTTSRSKKVLVPLATLLVAGAVAVGSGATFTSTTGNTISAVTSGTLTQSNSKDGKAVFNLTNMKPGDTVTGALTLKNTGSLPAKFTLTETKSVNGFDGSHLKLVITDTSSGTQVYTGTFGGLEDGVKKALGQFAPEEAHTYSFAVSLDAAADNTQQGRTANATYAWDSVQLDGENIDQR; via the coding sequence ATGAACGCCGCCACCACCGCCCAGACCACCAGCCGCTCCAAGAAGGTCCTGGTGCCCCTCGCGACGCTGCTCGTCGCCGGTGCCGTCGCGGTCGGCTCCGGTGCCACCTTCACCTCCACCACGGGCAACACGATCAGCGCCGTCACCTCCGGCACGCTGACCCAGTCGAACTCCAAGGACGGCAAGGCCGTCTTCAACCTCACCAACATGAAGCCGGGCGACACCGTCACCGGTGCCCTGACCCTGAAGAACACCGGCTCGCTGCCGGCGAAGTTCACCCTCACCGAGACCAAGTCGGTCAACGGCTTCGACGGCTCGCACCTCAAGCTCGTCATCACCGACACCAGCAGCGGCACGCAGGTCTACACCGGCACCTTCGGTGGCCTCGAGGACGGCGTGAAGAAGGCCCTGGGCCAGTTCGCCCCGGAGGAGGCCCACACCTACTCCTTCGCCGTCAGCCTCGACGCGGCGGCCGACAACACCCAGCAGGGCAGGACGGCCAACGCCACCTACGCCTGGGACTCGGTCCAGCTCGACGGCGAGAACATCGACCAGCGCTGA
- a CDS encoding Ig-like domain-containing protein: MTTPRRHLRSWGALVAAAALTVLAVNGPTTSGATFTSTSSATGQVTAAADWTAPTVAVTSPGSTVKDVATIAVEATDAESGVAQVTLEQLAPGTDSWVTICTDTSAPFSCSWDTRTLADGTYSLRARALDRAGLEATSTEVRTTVANKLFVTLDAPGDDVRGTVALTTTVHSAGSLTHTVRLEYAAADSTTWRTICSGLKSPYACSWNTTSVTSGDYELRAVVVDSLGRTVATSAVVEVTVDNVAPSVAMVDPGSPLSGTRTFSATASDAHSGLELVTIQYAATGTSTWRDLCAPTQEPWSCRVATSTLADGSYSFRAVATDNAGNTTTSAAVTQRLVDNTVSSVSVDGPDFMTGTVTVTAAASSTAGVARVRLQYAPDGSSTWTDLCTDTAAPWSCAWDTKTVANGTYSLRAVMVDGQGRSLTSAVDPGHRVDNSPLRGLDVQTANGGYAAGKADSGDTVTFTYSGVVAPGSLMAGWDGSARNVTVRLRDGGLLKLGKTDDTLDVQTPNGGTVHLGQVNLKGDYVRSGRTATYGSTMTATTQTLTDGTQRTVVTLRLGSVTWYQLTNPRTVKTTGTMAWTPSATALDTLGRPCSTAVVNESGAADREF, translated from the coding sequence GTGACCACTCCCCGCCGCCACCTCCGTTCGTGGGGAGCGCTCGTCGCCGCCGCCGCCCTCACCGTCCTCGCGGTCAACGGCCCGACCACCTCGGGCGCCACCTTCACGTCCACCTCCTCGGCCACCGGTCAGGTCACCGCTGCCGCCGACTGGACCGCCCCGACCGTCGCCGTGACCTCCCCCGGCAGCACCGTCAAGGACGTCGCCACCATCGCCGTCGAGGCGACCGACGCCGAGAGCGGCGTCGCCCAGGTGACCCTCGAGCAGCTCGCCCCCGGCACCGACTCCTGGGTGACGATCTGCACCGACACCTCGGCGCCCTTCAGCTGCTCCTGGGACACGCGTACGCTCGCCGACGGCACCTACTCCCTGCGCGCCCGTGCCCTCGACCGCGCAGGCCTCGAGGCCACCTCGACCGAGGTGCGTACGACGGTCGCCAACAAGCTCTTCGTCACCCTCGACGCCCCGGGCGACGACGTCCGCGGCACCGTCGCCCTGACGACCACCGTGCACAGCGCCGGCTCCCTCACCCATACCGTGCGCCTCGAGTACGCAGCCGCCGACTCCACCACCTGGAGGACGATCTGCTCGGGCCTGAAGAGCCCCTACGCCTGCTCCTGGAACACCACCTCGGTCACCTCGGGTGACTACGAGCTGCGCGCCGTCGTGGTCGACAGCCTCGGCCGCACCGTCGCCACCTCGGCGGTCGTCGAGGTCACCGTCGACAACGTCGCCCCGAGCGTCGCGATGGTCGACCCCGGCAGCCCGCTGAGCGGCACGCGCACCTTCTCCGCCACCGCCAGCGACGCCCACTCGGGGCTCGAGCTCGTCACGATCCAGTACGCCGCCACCGGCACCTCGACGTGGCGCGACCTGTGCGCGCCCACCCAGGAGCCGTGGTCCTGCCGCGTCGCCACCTCGACGCTGGCCGACGGCAGCTACTCCTTCCGCGCCGTCGCCACCGACAACGCCGGCAACACAACCACCTCGGCCGCCGTCACCCAGCGCCTCGTCGACAACACCGTCTCCTCGGTCTCCGTCGACGGCCCCGACTTCATGACCGGCACCGTCACCGTCACCGCCGCGGCCAGCTCGACGGCAGGCGTCGCCCGGGTGCGCCTCCAGTACGCCCCCGACGGCAGCTCGACCTGGACCGACCTGTGCACCGACACCGCTGCCCCCTGGTCGTGCGCCTGGGACACCAAGACGGTGGCCAACGGGACCTACTCCCTGCGCGCCGTCATGGTCGACGGACAGGGCCGCAGCCTCACCTCGGCGGTCGACCCCGGCCACCGCGTCGACAACAGCCCGCTGCGCGGCCTCGACGTGCAGACCGCCAACGGCGGCTACGCGGCCGGCAAGGCCGACTCCGGCGACACGGTGACCTTCACCTACAGCGGCGTGGTCGCCCCCGGCAGCCTGATGGCCGGCTGGGACGGCTCGGCGCGCAACGTCACCGTCCGGCTGCGCGACGGGGGCCTGCTCAAGCTGGGCAAGACCGACGACACCCTGGACGTGCAGACCCCCAACGGCGGCACCGTGCACCTCGGCCAGGTGAACCTCAAGGGCGACTACGTACGCAGCGGCCGCACCGCGACGTACGGCTCGACGATGACGGCCACCACCCAGACCCTCACCGACGGCACGCAGCGCACCGTCGTGACCCTGCGCCTGGGCTCGGTCACCTGGTACCAACTCACCAACCCCCGCACGGTCAAGACGACCGGGACGATGGCCTGGACCCCCTCGGCCACCGCCCTCGACACCCTCGGCCGCCCCTGCTCCACGGCCGTGGTCAACGAGTCCGGAGCAGCGGACCGCGAGTTCTGA
- a CDS encoding TasA family protein — MNAASPAKTTSRSKKVLVPLATLLAAGAVAVGSGATFTSTTGNTISAVTSGTLTQSNSKDGQAVFNLTNMKPGDTVTGSLTITNTGSLPAAFSLTEVSSTNTFAKDKLTSPSVPPTAPPSSPATSVTSRTGRRTTSAPSPRPPRRPTPSPSPSTPPPTTPSRARPPAPSTPGTRSSSPARTSPADPGARPHPLNPAEAR; from the coding sequence ATGAACGCCGCCAGCCCCGCCAAGACCACCAGCCGCTCCAAGAAGGTCCTGGTCCCGCTCGCCACCCTGCTGGCCGCCGGTGCCGTCGCCGTCGGCTCCGGTGCCACCTTCACCTCCACCACCGGCAACACGATCAGCGCCGTCACCTCCGGCACCCTGACCCAGTCCAACTCCAAGGACGGCCAGGCGGTCTTCAACCTCACCAACATGAAGCCCGGCGACACCGTCACCGGCTCGCTCACCATCACCAACACCGGCTCGCTGCCCGCCGCCTTCTCGCTGACCGAGGTCTCCTCGACCAACACGTTCGCGAAGGACAAGCTGACCTCACCATCCGTGCCGCCAACGGCGCCCCCGTCTTCTCCGGCAACTTCGGTGACCTCGAGGACCGGAAGAAGAACGACCTCGGCACCTTCGCCCCGGCCGCCGCGACGACCTACACCTTCACCGTCGCCCTCGACGCCTCCGCCGACAACACCCAGCAGGGCAAGACCGCCAGCGCCGTCTACGCCTGGGACTCGGTCCAGCTCACCGGCGAGAACTTCACCGGCTGACCCGGGCGCTCGACCGCACCCGCTGAACCCCGCTGAAGCCCGCTGA
- a CDS encoding signal peptidase I, which produces MSGTFEKGSLAFEKQVPVADLEVGDVITYLPPADSGVSTLVTHRIVSIEPGEGGTRVLQTQGDANPDPDPWEFSLTSPTQPVVVQTVPALGHVFIALANPQVRILVIGAPAALIALMALRDLLVALRPHTPSAGGRIRSQAPGETSPA; this is translated from the coding sequence ATGTCCGGCACCTTCGAGAAGGGCTCCCTGGCCTTCGAGAAGCAGGTGCCGGTCGCTGACCTCGAGGTCGGTGACGTCATCACCTACCTGCCGCCCGCCGACAGCGGGGTCAGCACCCTGGTCACCCACCGCATCGTCTCCATCGAGCCGGGCGAGGGAGGCACCCGGGTCCTGCAGACCCAGGGCGACGCGAACCCCGACCCCGACCCATGGGAGTTCAGCCTCACCTCCCCCACCCAGCCCGTCGTGGTGCAGACCGTCCCCGCCCTGGGGCACGTCTTCATCGCCCTGGCCAACCCCCAGGTCCGCATCCTCGTGATCGGTGCCCCCGCAGCACTCATCGCCCTGATGGCCCTGCGCGACCTGCTCGTGGCCCTGCGCCCGCACACCCCGTCAGCAGGGGGGCGCATCCGGAGCCAGGCTCCCGGAGAGACCTCTCCGGCCTGA
- a CDS encoding response regulator transcription factor → MLPDHGPQVLVVEDDDKIAAPLVRTLEREGYDVRRVAEGQPALEAIGTSQVDLLLLDLGLPDMDGLDVCRRAREGGFTGGIIILTARDGELDRVVGLDVGADDYLAKPFGLAELLARTRALLRRSAAAPRPPRQRRTPQPPPPGEPTGRA, encoded by the coding sequence ATGCTTCCTGACCATGGCCCCCAGGTGCTGGTCGTCGAGGACGACGACAAGATCGCCGCCCCGCTCGTCCGCACCCTCGAGCGTGAGGGCTACGACGTCAGACGGGTGGCGGAGGGCCAGCCGGCCCTGGAGGCCATCGGCACCAGCCAGGTCGACCTGCTGCTCCTGGACCTCGGCCTCCCCGACATGGACGGCCTCGACGTCTGCCGCCGCGCCCGCGAGGGCGGCTTCACCGGCGGCATCATCATCCTGACCGCGCGCGACGGAGAGCTCGACCGTGTGGTCGGCCTCGACGTGGGCGCCGACGACTACCTGGCCAAGCCGTTCGGGCTGGCCGAGCTGCTGGCCCGCACCCGCGCGCTGCTCCGGCGCAGCGCCGCCGCCCCGCGGCCACCGCGGCAGCGACGAACGCCGCAGCCCCCGCCTCCCGGGGAGCCGACGGGCAGGGCCTGA
- a CDS encoding winged helix-turn-helix domain-containing protein encodes MRDEELAVTTKEFDVLALLDAVRGAVVSREQLISDVWDENWFGSTKMLDATMGRLRQKLDESEAPVRITTVRGVGFRLEDAADA; translated from the coding sequence GTGCGCGACGAGGAGCTCGCCGTCACCACCAAGGAGTTCGACGTGCTGGCCCTGCTCGACGCCGTCCGCGGGGCAGTGGTGAGTCGCGAGCAGCTGATCAGCGACGTGTGGGACGAGAACTGGTTCGGCTCCACCAAGATGCTCGACGCCACCATGGGTCGCCTGCGCCAGAAGCTCGACGAGTCGGAGGCGCCCGTGCGCATCACCACCGTCCGCGGTGTCGGTTTCCGCCTGGAGGACGCAGCGGATGCGTGA
- a CDS encoding sensor histidine kinase, whose translation MLPLITTGLGLTVFAAIIGFILARRLSRPFDELAEAAEQIAHAKFDVDLPHYSIPEAEAIGSALRLASSQLDELLRREREFAANASHQLRTPITALRLTLEDLTMWPETPPAVADELNANISELDRLSAAINELLELSRGKRLGEAVDVDLDLLASEAVVRWRAHVEEEPGRTLVHAPADPCPAHVPPGPVLQVLDVLIDNALCHGQGRITVGARRRGQFVDLVVGDEGPTTIDEAVFQRGAQSDTSEGHGLGLTIASQLAVAAGGRLSVADAETTTFVLSLPALDPA comes from the coding sequence TTGCTGCCGCTGATCACAACCGGCCTGGGGCTCACCGTCTTCGCCGCCATCATCGGCTTCATCCTGGCCCGACGGCTCTCGCGTCCCTTCGACGAGCTCGCCGAGGCTGCCGAGCAGATCGCGCACGCGAAGTTCGACGTGGACCTCCCGCACTACTCGATCCCGGAGGCGGAGGCGATCGGCAGCGCGCTCCGGCTGGCGTCGTCGCAGCTCGACGAGCTGCTGCGACGCGAGCGCGAGTTCGCGGCCAACGCCTCGCACCAGCTGCGGACCCCCATCACGGCGCTACGGCTGACGCTCGAGGACCTGACGATGTGGCCCGAGACCCCGCCCGCGGTGGCCGACGAGCTCAACGCCAACATCAGCGAGCTCGACCGCCTCAGCGCCGCGATCAACGAGCTGCTGGAGCTCTCCCGCGGGAAGCGGCTCGGCGAGGCCGTCGACGTCGACCTCGACCTGCTCGCCTCCGAGGCCGTCGTGCGATGGCGCGCCCACGTCGAGGAGGAGCCCGGTCGTACGCTCGTGCACGCGCCCGCCGACCCCTGCCCGGCCCATGTCCCCCCGGGACCCGTGCTGCAGGTGCTCGACGTGCTGATCGACAACGCGCTCTGCCACGGCCAGGGGCGGATCACCGTCGGCGCCCGCCGTCGCGGACAGTTCGTCGACCTGGTGGTCGGCGACGAGGGCCCGACCACCATCGACGAGGCGGTCTTCCAGCGCGGCGCCCAGTCCGACACCAGCGAGGGTCACGGGCTCGGGCTCACCATCGCCTCGCAGCTCGCCGTCGCGGCGGGTGGCCGGCTCTCGGTCGCGGACGCGGAGACGACGACCTTCGTGCTGTCGCTGCCGGCGCTCGACCCGGCCTGA
- a CDS encoding Nramp family divalent metal transporter: protein MGGTITLAAYGYWLREKGWVTPRHMRVMRLDNRVAYTVTGIFVLATLVVGAELLYSAQIAVSTGDQGLLDLSEVLDDRYGEWAGKIFLVGFWAAAMSSLVGVWNGVSLMFADFVARARKLAPDHRDGLAHGRWYRAYILWLTFPPMVMMFLGKPVVLILAYGVLGAFFMPFLAITLLWLLNSDRVPREWRNRTWSNVAMTLIALAFVVLAANELWNQVSKLV, encoded by the coding sequence GTGGGCGGCACGATCACGTTGGCGGCGTACGGCTACTGGCTCCGGGAGAAGGGGTGGGTGACGCCGCGTCACATGCGGGTGATGCGTCTCGACAACCGCGTCGCCTACACCGTGACCGGCATCTTCGTCCTGGCCACCCTCGTCGTCGGCGCCGAACTGCTGTACTCCGCGCAGATCGCCGTCTCGACCGGCGACCAGGGCCTGCTCGACCTCAGTGAGGTGCTCGACGACCGGTACGGCGAGTGGGCCGGCAAGATCTTCCTGGTCGGCTTCTGGGCGGCCGCGATGTCGTCGCTGGTGGGTGTGTGGAATGGCGTCAGCCTGATGTTCGCCGACTTCGTGGCGCGGGCCCGCAAGCTCGCCCCGGACCACCGTGACGGCTTGGCGCACGGGCGCTGGTACCGGGCGTACATCCTGTGGCTCACCTTCCCGCCGATGGTGATGATGTTCCTCGGCAAGCCGGTCGTGCTGATCCTCGCCTACGGCGTGCTCGGCGCCTTCTTCATGCCGTTCCTCGCGATCACGCTGCTGTGGCTGCTCAACAGCGACCGCGTGCCCCGCGAGTGGCGCAACAGGACGTGGTCCAACGTGGCGATGACGCTGATCGCGCTGGCCTTCGTGGTGCTCGCGGCCAACGAGCTGTGGAACCAGGTCTCCAAGCTGGTCTGA
- a CDS encoding Nramp family divalent metal transporter — MSEHTPSTPAGAGLATEVAPPKWKVIGPGLVVAATGVGAVDLVATLIAGSKYGYALLWCVVLGCVMKVVLVEGAGRYSLASGRTIFEGWQSLGRWATWYFGIYIVIWGFVYGAAAMAGTGLPLHSLFPWLSVTWWGILSGLVGLLLVWFGRYSAVEKVCAALVGLMFIAMVGAAVLTLPNIPDMLGGLVPRIPDGGIVYVLSLAGAWAARSRWRRTATGSGRRGG; from the coding sequence ATGAGCGAGCACACTCCGTCGACGCCCGCGGGTGCGGGCCTCGCCACCGAGGTGGCACCCCCGAAGTGGAAGGTGATCGGCCCCGGCCTCGTGGTCGCGGCCACCGGCGTCGGTGCGGTCGACCTGGTCGCCACCCTCATCGCGGGTAGCAAGTACGGCTACGCGCTGCTGTGGTGCGTGGTCCTCGGGTGCGTCATGAAGGTCGTCCTGGTCGAGGGTGCGGGGCGCTACTCGCTCGCCTCGGGCCGCACGATCTTCGAGGGCTGGCAGTCGCTCGGTCGTTGGGCGACCTGGTACTTCGGGATCTACATCGTGATCTGGGGCTTCGTGTACGGCGCAGCCGCCATGGCTGGCACCGGCCTGCCCCTGCACTCGCTCTTCCCGTGGCTGAGCGTCACGTGGTGGGGCATCCTCAGCGGGCTCGTCGGCCTGCTCCTGGTCTGGTTCGGCCGCTACTCGGCGGTGGAGAAGGTCTGCGCCGCGCTGGTCGGGCTCATGTTCATCGCGATGGTCGGCGCCGCCGTCCTGACCCTGCCCAACATCCCCGACATGCTCGGCGGACTCGTGCCGCGCATCCCCGACGGTGGCATCGTCTACGTGCTCAGCCTGGCCGGGGCGTGGGCGGCACGATCACGTTGGCGGCGTACGGCTACTGGCTCCGGGAGAAGGGGTGGGTGA
- the nrdR gene encoding transcriptional regulator NrdR: MHCPHCRHTDTRVLDSRVSEDGGQIRRRRACTECGKRFSTVELMQLTVLKRSGASEPFNRDKAVQGVRKACKGRPVTEDQLACLGQEVEIALRATGSAEIQAHEVGLAILAPLRDLDEVAYLRFASVYRAFESAADFEAEIDVMRAERNAAAIPTG; this comes from the coding sequence ATGCACTGCCCGCACTGCCGGCACACCGACACCCGGGTCCTCGACTCGCGCGTGTCCGAGGACGGCGGTCAGATCCGTCGTCGTCGTGCCTGCACGGAGTGCGGCAAGCGGTTCAGCACGGTCGAGCTCATGCAGCTGACGGTGCTCAAGCGCTCCGGCGCCAGCGAGCCCTTCAACCGTGACAAGGCGGTCCAGGGTGTGCGCAAGGCGTGCAAGGGCCGCCCCGTGACCGAGGACCAGCTGGCCTGCCTGGGTCAGGAGGTGGAGATCGCCCTGCGCGCCACCGGTTCCGCCGAGATCCAGGCCCACGAGGTGGGCCTGGCGATCCTGGCCCCCCTTCGCGACCTCGACGAGGTCGCCTACCTCCGGTTCGCCTCCGTCTACCGCGCCTTCGAGAGCGCGGCCGACTTCGAGGCAGAGATCGACGTCATGCGTGCCGAGCGCAACGCCGCCGCGATCCCGACCGGTTGA
- a CDS encoding LysM peptidoglycan-binding domain-containing protein: MTHRHRLDRHRRRSPRPGPSDSSWSRRRRARCAPPGPRRGRGSGGVSSASEEAGAPQATEVVVVNEGDTLWGIAAGVAEEGEVRAMVSEIRELNNLDSSVVTLGQEIHVPVAD, from the coding sequence ATGACCCATCGCCACCGCCTCGACCGTCACCGCCGCCGCTCCCCGCGGCCAGGTCCGTCTGACTCGTCGTGGTCGCGTCGTCGTCGTGCTCGCTGCGCTCCTCCTGGCCCTCGTCGTGGGCGTGGCTCTGGCGGCGTCTCGTCCGCCAGCGAGGAGGCCGGCGCTCCGCAGGCGACCGAGGTCGTCGTGGTCAACGAGGGCGACACCCTGTGGGGCATCGCTGCCGGGGTCGCCGAGGAGGGCGAGGTCCGCGCGATGGTCTCGGAGATCCGCGAGCTGAACAACCTCGACTCCTCCGTCGTCACCCTGGGCCAGGAGATCCACGTCCCGGTCGCCGACTGA
- a CDS encoding GNAT family N-acetyltransferase: protein MRDLLTTASDTIEADFAALQAAIARSPSLSTADEPDATVYWSTAPLALLNVVVNAHIAPEAVATRAPALIEPFLRRGLPFQWITTPSTTTPALEATLAQLGLLAREYPAMHTALGAPVDPGTPDDVFIDVAWPDGVEPASRAILEALGHPAAQQEVTLGVLDTLDPADNQFFIARSLRTGEVLGASTMHVRGTSVMLANVSTTPAARGRGIGRALGATMMNRAASIGAQSATLITNSRAYPTYVELGFRTQFTCVAWVWDPRR from the coding sequence ATGCGAGACCTCCTGACCACGGCCTCCGACACGATCGAGGCCGACTTCGCGGCGCTCCAGGCCGCCATCGCGCGCTCCCCGTCGCTGTCGACCGCGGACGAGCCGGACGCGACCGTCTACTGGTCCACGGCGCCGCTCGCCCTGCTCAACGTGGTCGTCAACGCCCACATCGCCCCGGAGGCCGTCGCCACCCGGGCACCCGCCCTGATCGAACCGTTCCTCCGCCGCGGCCTGCCGTTCCAGTGGATCACCACCCCCTCGACGACGACGCCGGCCCTCGAGGCCACGCTGGCCCAGCTGGGGCTGCTCGCCCGGGAGTACCCCGCGATGCACACCGCCCTGGGCGCGCCCGTCGACCCGGGCACGCCGGACGACGTCTTCATCGACGTCGCTTGGCCCGACGGCGTCGAGCCGGCCAGTCGCGCCATCCTCGAGGCGCTCGGCCACCCGGCCGCCCAGCAGGAGGTCACGCTGGGCGTGCTCGACACCCTCGACCCGGCCGACAACCAGTTCTTCATCGCCCGCAGCCTCCGCACCGGCGAGGTCCTGGGAGCCAGCACCATGCACGTACGCGGCACCAGCGTGATGCTGGCGAACGTCAGCACCACGCCGGCCGCGCGCGGGCGGGGCATCGGCCGCGCCCTGGGCGCCACCATGATGAACCGCGCCGCCTCCATCGGGGCCCAGTCGGCGACCCTCATCACCAACTCCCGGGCCTACCCGACCTACGTCGAGCTGGGCTTCCGCACGCAGTTCACCTGCGTGGCGTGGGTCTGGGACCCGCGCCGCTGA
- the lexA gene encoding transcriptional repressor LexA gives MPKSSGDTGKVVSLPDGPPDATGLTARQQLVLTTIQEALETRGYPPSMREIGTAVGLTSSSSVAHQLKTLEEKGFLKRDPNRPRALQVFLPESMAASRAVSSADDSDFDPTDVGNAAPAAAYVPVVGRIAAGGPILAEQRVEDVFPLPKQLVGDGTLFLLEVSGDSMVDAAICNGDYVVIRQQPDAVNGDIVAAMIDGEATVKTFQRKGGQVWLLPHNDAYEPIDGTHATILGKVTAVLRSL, from the coding sequence ATGCCCAAGTCCAGCGGCGACACCGGCAAGGTCGTCTCCCTGCCCGACGGACCTCCTGACGCGACCGGGCTCACCGCGCGCCAGCAGCTGGTGCTGACCACGATCCAGGAGGCGCTGGAGACCCGGGGCTACCCGCCGAGCATGCGTGAGATCGGCACTGCGGTCGGTCTCACCAGCTCAAGCAGCGTCGCCCACCAGCTCAAGACGCTCGAGGAGAAGGGCTTCCTCAAGCGTGACCCCAACCGGCCGCGCGCGCTGCAGGTCTTCCTGCCCGAGTCGATGGCGGCCTCCCGAGCCGTCTCCAGCGCGGACGACTCCGACTTCGACCCCACGGACGTGGGCAACGCGGCGCCCGCAGCGGCGTACGTGCCGGTCGTGGGTCGTATCGCGGCCGGTGGCCCGATCCTGGCCGAGCAGCGGGTCGAGGACGTCTTCCCGCTCCCCAAGCAGCTCGTCGGCGACGGCACGCTCTTCCTGCTCGAGGTCTCCGGCGACTCGATGGTCGACGCGGCCATCTGCAACGGCGACTACGTCGTGATCCGCCAGCAGCCCGACGCCGTCAACGGCGACATCGTCGCCGCGATGATCGACGGAGAAGCCACGGTGAAGACCTTCCAGCGCAAGGGCGGCCAGGTCTGGCTGCTGCCGCACAACGACGCGTACGAGCCCATCGACGGCACCCACGCCACCATCCTGGGCAAGGTCACCGCGGTCCTGCGCAGCCTCTGA